A stretch of DNA from Danio rerio strain Tuebingen ecotype United States chromosome 10, GRCz12tu, whole genome shotgun sequence:
TCACAAGCGGAGGATGCTGTAAATGAAGCTTTTGAGATGTTTTGATTTTGTCCACATTCAACCAGAGGTAGTCGAAAATACATTTGTCTGAATTGCTTTCtggtatagacctttttcatggctgctgcatggagggcgccatagcgaccagcgtcttccggtagaatgctaaaaacttccgtttacagcatgtataactggtaatttgcgctccgaaaatgggttttaataacgtttttaatggataacagagtgtttttttgacacacaacttagaaatatgtctgttaaagccgttttaatctgtcacatgtggttcaagcgcgtcagaaatacaagaaaaacatTCTCCAAGTTCACGTGTCTgctgtcagaaatacagtgtgtgtatgCGTTCccgacctgtcagctgttagctcagcggctctttaacactcacacacagagacacagagagagagagagagcaaaccagagtactggcatgaaacttaacaggtataaaagtcgtgcaatttacaaaaatgaccaataaaagtctgtttttgatactctgctggctgatttgctgttcattctaatcgcgagccgtttgtgttttatttcgtgtgttgtttttaccacgatttgtgtttttctgtcatttcgaaatgacactagcctatattttcactttgtcacagttattaaatcagtgtgtcagtggcacagtacaggctacgtgtgtgtgtcaaacattttggtgaattacatttgtctgggctggttatatatttgaaataaagagaaaatgttgactttagcgatgacaaggcttcatttaaactgcagaagatgccctctgacaacgagggggaaatgcctcacagcagctgttttccatcctattagatcgcatttctttaaatgatcagtccaggagatggtgctgatggacaacagtattagttcaaagaggataaaagcaggtaaaatagattaaaactatcgtttcaaagctgtccaaatgtgactgtttacacgcatcagctgccgaccggaagttcttcgcattctccttgcgcatacacgcaaagcataatgggtaattttgcgttccaagaaaaaggtccaTAGATGCTCAAAATTATGACGTCTACAAAAAGCCACAAAATATCAACTATGATTTACTAACAAATGTCTTATGGCAGATGGGATTTAAACCTTTTGAACTGGTACAGCAGAAAATCTGTTGAAACACAGCTTGAAATCGTAAGTTTGGATTGaagtttaaacataaaaaaacccCAAAAGTATAGGTTTTACCAGCGTTATTCTTTCTGACACAAACTCACAGCATTTGACGACTGATTCATGCATTATAGACTATATTGAggaatgcaaacaatttacatttttaatttccaaagCATTCGAAAATCtgaaaaggtccacatattgataaataatgttatgacaacAGTTTTAACCTTATAATTGAATTTTGAATGGAAATTCGAATGGAAAAAAATGTCTCCCACCTTTCGTCGACCTTGATGTCCAAACGTTTGCAGAGATTGTGTATGTATTGGGAATAATGTTCCACTAGGGTCATGTCAtatccagaaacacacacattaatCACACCAAACTTTGTGCTTGTTGCTTCTATGATCTCCTTCATCTGCAttttttccttcttcttcttttgCTGGATAAATGTAATTCAGCATATATAATTGACAGGCTGTAAAAAACACTGCAtagtagggttgtcacgatactggaatttgttaCCAATTGATACTGAAAAGCTTATCAGTTTACTATCTGTCTGCGGTTACACGCAGTGAACAGCGGTGAgttgggtgaactgatgaccttcatggccaagcacagtcatttctgttgagcacgtgagaacaatggcaaatcagtgctgtttaagaacgtgctcaacagcgctcaaatgttagcgggaaatggaagtttttaaaatttcagtatcgattggtaccataCCTTTTAACCCTCCTGTTTTTTCCAGGATTCTctcatattttacagttctatcccgttATCATCCCGTAAAgttattttcccatatttctcaggGTGTTCGGGGTGGCAATAAACAGAGCTGATCCTCCctttacgcaacccataccgccgaaccaccaggggccgctccTTGCTCTTAAACGCGAGTCTGTTCTGTTCTTTcactttgtttaggcatgaaaacactttgaaataaaaattaaaaccgcaagattccctttccttttcattacaagtGCCGTCTTCACTTCATATGCAAAACAGTAATATAGCAGtgtgtgactgtcagctgacgcgctccatagtgataaatagacgatgtttcccaaacggattgtTTGCGCGATTTGACGTGGAGTGACAGTCTGAGTTTAGGGTGATTGTTTAAACTGACatgtacacataattaataataataacatctaaagatgttgatctttttttccaaaaacaactaatttcgtcctaaatgagcatacaaattaggaaagcaatcgaatgctttcattataatgttagatgtgtgcatttttaaagtgacgcctggtatttaatgtaatcaaacgaaaagacaatctgaataaataagagattcgtttattgctctttaatcagaatgtgtaagttatagaGTAaggaaacggctaatgagatttgatagcttgattctatttaaTTATCACAcgtattaattttaataagctgaactgtttgctaatgtatttgctgctaatgtgtactatttattttttcttttgtaaatattaataataaaacatattactgaccatttaactgtttatttacaataaaacagctccaaattaacatatttagtaattagtaggaatattttaatattaaccttattatggtgggcatattcCGTATTtgcacatcccaatgttgacaggtatgattggtaccgaattccattGTCATGACAACCCAACTGCAtagagtctgtgtgtgtatatataaaactttCGTCTTACTAGTTTTGGAAGAAATCGCTTATATCTTCCAATACCATGTGTGGGCATTGACCTATACTGTCTGTGTAGAAGACCTGTTAGACACAAAAACACCATTCAGTTAATTATATATGAACGCACACATATATGTGAAAATACAGAATATACAGTATCGTTGCTCTTACCCAAAGGCATTTGTGGAGTCAACACTTGACTTctgtgatattggaaaaaaacattGATCAAGTTTGGTGATTCATTTTATGTTTActatacacttcctgacaaaagtcttgtcattaataccagttgtaagagcaacaaataataacttgacttctagttgatcatatgAAAAGTGGCAAAagatagatttttctgatgaattatctgttgaactgcatcccaatcatcctaaatactgcagaagacctattggatccCACACGGACCCAAGAAtctcacagaaattagtcaagtttggtgaaggaaaaatcattgtttgggattacattcagtatgggggtgtgcgagagatctgcagagtggatgccaacatcaacagcctgaggtatcaagacatttgtgaagcccattacattacaaaccacaggagaggacaaatttttcaacaggatagtgctccttctcatacttcagcctccacatcaaagttcctgacagcaaagaaggtcaaggtgctccaggattggccagcccagtcaccagacatgaacattattgagcaagtctgaggtaagatgaaggaggaggcattgaagatgaatccaaagaatcttgatgagatCTTGGAGTCCtgccatgactttatattctatactgtacattatttctattaagtgacgagacgtttgtctaagcaaagtcagaccttatcgtcctaattaaataattaaaaattaaggcatgatcatattttattgtggtaaaacaagtgtaatctagaggcttttgcctttcatataaaccacttctgataccaaatgatcaactagaagtcaagttattatttgtagttcttgaaacttggataggtgacaagacttttgtcagggggTGTACTGTAAGCATTAGTCCATTTTAGAGTAACTGTTTTCCACTTTAATGTATTACAGGTGTATTTTATTCCTTTTAATCAAGCAAATATGCTGATTTGTTGctcaaaatattttggaaaagcATTAATGTTGGAAACTTTTCATATTGCTGTATCAGTTTTGATATATtaccattaaataaaaataattaacacatttcattaatcaattaatttataatgaatgaatgtttttaatgaCTATTATACTAAAACGATTACTACTGACAGATGaacattaataataagaatagaGCAGGAAATCAGCATAATAATGTTTAAAGAAAGACTGCAAAGATTACGTTTTAAAATATTatcacttaataataatatttcataaaataatctaatacatttatttaaaaaattataacaatgcAATATAAACTGACACTTACTGTACGGATGAAGCGACACACACTAGCGCCCGTGCGTTCTGAAGCCGCAACACCTTATgaaaacaataacacacacaaacagttatGATTTTGTAATATTGCAAACAACAATTAAAACGTACAGCTCTTACACTTTGACCTTGGGACATATTAACAACACATACTACTGAAAACCACCAAGACTAAAACGCCAAACTGTAATACTGCACCTTATTCAATAAAGAGTTCATAGTTTCGCGTCGACGATGCTGCAGTAAAACTGCAAATAAGCAGCCAGAATCTGTAAATATCAGTCCGAAAAGCGCATGTACAGCTCCTGATCTTCTTCGCTGATGCGAGGAGGTGATTTTACGATCATTCAGCAGACTGTTTCCCCCTGTTGGAGGCGACAGTTAATACTTTTAGAATTACACGAAAGACTGAAAAACAAATCCATTTGCATTCACAATCTTAATCTCACATAGTAAACCTGCCTTTGTGGTCTTTATTAAAGATATGGAGAATTACATAAAGTTGATTTCAAGATCGACTAATAAGAAAGCTTTAAAAAATATGCtctgcttttaaaatatttatatacgtAATCTTAATTTGACCCTTGTATTTGCAATAAcctttaatgttttttcttccccctctctctcttctctttaTTTCTTATATTGGTATTATTTTCTCTATTGTTTCATACTGTACTGTTATGGGGCGAAGCGGTGGCgtagtaggaagt
This window harbors:
- the mrpl48 gene encoding large ribosomal subunit protein mL48 (The RefSeq protein has 3 substitutions compared to this genomic sequence): MNSLLNKVLRLQNSRALVCVASSVQSQVLTPQMPLGLLHRQYRSMPTHGIGRYKRFIPKLQKKKKEKVQMKEIIEATSTKFGVINVCVSGYDMTLVEHYSQYIHNLCKRLDIKVDESYALPTKSTEVMVMQEQGMKMFVDAVLKTHERVVQISELKATLFPILMEVILKNQPEGVQLCLKEHTKEDYLARFKSRPELEQLLAKIHNY